The Salinirubellus salinus genome segment TACTGCGCGCGGTGGGTGCCGGCGGGGCGCTGGCGGCGGTCGGTGGCGTCCGACTGGCGCAGGAGGACGACGAGACCGGCGACGGCACGGACGAGGGGACGGAGACCGATGGCACCCCGGACCCGGAGCGTGCCGGGACCGTCCACGACGTGCTCATGCTGGTGGGGCCGTCGACGAACGAGGCGCGACCCGCGGACTTCTACTACGAGCCGACGGGCCTCCAGGTCCAGCCCGGGGACGTGGTGCGGCTGGTGGCGGCGACACCGGACCACAACCTCACGTCGTACCACCCAGCGTTCGGGATGCAGCGGCGGATGCCGGTCGGCGTGGGACCCGTGGCGACGCCCATCCTCGGCTGGCGCCCCGACAGCATCGCCGGAGACGCCGTGGAGCCACCGGGTGGCCCGGAGGGCGAGCCGACACCCACGGCCACGGGCACGTCCACGCCGGACGGCACGGCGACCCCCGGCGCAGACGGCGATGGCGCTGGGGGACCGTCCGAGCCGGTCCCCGACACGTACCTCGTCGAGTTCGTCGAGCCGGGCGTCTACGACTTCCTGTGCTCGCCACACGAGACGTTCGGGATGGCGATGCGCGTGGTCGTCGGCGACGTCACCGAGGCACCGTTCGAGACGAGCGACCCGACGGCACTCCCGGAACCGAGGGCCGGTCCCGTGGGGCTGGCTCGCGGCGTCCTGACGGATCCGGAACTCGAACCCGCCGCTATCGTGGCGGCGGGGCGCGTGTCGTTCGCCGACCTCGCGGTGAACAGCGGGGGAGACGGGGAGAACGGTGGGACGGAGGCCCCGTCGCCGGGCGCGGAGACGGAAACCGAGACGGGAACGGAGAGCGGGGGCTGACACGGGCCGTCCCCGCACCCACACCGTGTTGTCAGGCGTACTCCCGAAGGACGCCCTTTATCGCCGCCGCGAGTTCCTCGAACCGGGTCCGAGCGAGCGAGTCCGTCGTGACGAACACGCCGTGGTTGCCCACGATGACCCGCGTCAGGTAGCCGTGGTCGAACACCCGGATGGTGAAACGGTAGTCGCCCAGCTCGCTCGCCCCGTAGTCCCACTGCGACCGGAACCCGAGCCGTTCGGTCTCGGCGAACCCGGTCAGGTCCGCTTCGGGGTCGAGGTCGGACCGGAGATACAGCTGGTCCACCGTCTCTTCCGTGAAGTGTGTCAAGCTCCGGAGTTCGTCACCGACCACCGTCCGGGCCGTCCGGACCAGTTCCTCTCGTACCTCTTCTCGGAGTGCAGTCGTCGCCATGGTACCACATGGCACCTTTCGCGTATGAACCGTGCCAGTCGTTCTCACCCGGTGGGACCCTCACGAACCCGTGAGTGACCGAGGGCGACCCGCCTGTAAGCGTGGGTTTTTCAGTCCCGCACGAGACGTGCCGCCGTATGAAAGCCGTACGCGTCACGGAGTTCAGCGACAGCACGGACGCCATGGAGGTCGTGGACGTCGAGAAGCCCGAACCCGGACCGGGCGAGGTCCGCATCGAGGTGGAGGCGGCGGGCATCAACTTCGCCGACATCATGCAGCGCCGTGGGCACTACACCGGCGGGCCGGAGCCGCCGTACGTCGCCGGCCTCGAGGTCGCGGGCGTCGTCGACGCCGTCGGCGAGGGCGTCGGTCGCTCCGAGGGCCAGCGCGTCGTCTCGATGGTCGGCATCGGCGGCTACGCCGAGTACGCGATCGGCGACGCGACGACGCTGCTCGACGTGCCGGAGGGGATGAGCTTCGAGGAGGCCGCCGGCTTCCCCGTCCAGTTCCTCACCGCGCACAACTGTCTCCACGAGTGGGGCGGCCTCGAGGAGGGCGAGGACGTCCTGATCCACGCCGCCGCCGGCGGGGTCGGCACCGCCGCCGTCCAGATCGCCAGCGAGGCCGGCGCCCGCGTGTTCGGCACCGCCAGCTCTCAGGAGAAGCTCGACAAGGCCGTCGAGCTGGGTTGTGACGTCCCCATCAACTACGTGGAGGAGGACTTCGTCGAGCGGGTGAACGCGGAGACCGACTACGGCCTCGACCTCGTCCTCGACGGCATCGGGGGGGACACCACCGAGCGCTCGCTGGACGCCCTGAAGGAGTTCGGCCGGATGGTCTCCTTCGGTGCGGCCGCGGGTCGGCCGGGCCGCCCGCCGACGGACAAGCTACTGTTCGGGAACAAGTCCGTCATCGGCTACCACCTCGGGAAGGCCGCTCAACGAAAGCCGATGAAGGTGATGAGCGCGGCGCAGGAGCTCTCGGAGATGCTCGCCGAGGGGACCCTCGAGGTGCAGGTCGGCCACACGTTCGACCTCGGGGCGGCCGCCGAGGCCCACGAGTTCATCGAGGACCGGCAGTCGAAGGGGAAGGTCGTCCTCGTCCCGTAACCCGGCCGCCTACTCGGCCGGTTCGTAGTACCGCACCCCGTCCTCGACCCGGAACACCGCCCGCCCGCGGTCGGTCAGGTGGCCCAGTGCCCCCACGGTCTCGAACAGCGTGTAGTCGAACCGCGCCTCGGTTCGGGTCTCCTCGACGTCCAGACACGTCGCCGGTGCCAACTCCGCGAGCGTATCGCTCACCTCGTTCACGAGGTCGTCGAGGTCCGCGACGGACTGCGCCACCACGCCCTCGAAGTCGTCGAAGACGGGGCCGTGTCCCGGATAGACGGTCTCGAACTCGCGGCCACGGAGTCGGCGGTAGCCCTCGTAGAACTCCGAGATGGCGTCGAAGACGCCGTCGTCGAGGCCGACGTTGAGCGCCGCGGCGCGGAACGGTTCGATGACCTGGTCGCCGGCGAACAACCACTTCTCGGCGGCGAAACAGGCGTGGTCGCGCTGGTGGCCGGGCGTGTGGACCACCTCGAACTCCCACTCACCCGCCTCGAACACCTGGCCGGGTTCGAGCGCGACGTCGACGCAGGCCGGCGGGAAGCACTCGCGGTTGCGCTCCACCGAGTCGACGGCCTGCTCGACGTACTTCGAGACGTCGTCGTCGCTCAGGCCCGCCGCACGTGCGTTGCGCTCGACCCGTTCGGAGAGCCGCGCGGTGTCCATGCGGAGCCGTTCCTGCACGGAGCGCGGCGTGTAGACCGTCGGGTCGGCCGTCTCGACGATGCGCTCGACGAGGCCGTCGTGGTCGGTGTGCGGGTGCGTGACGAGCAGGTGGTCGAGGTCCTCGACCGCGAGGTCGGCCTCGGCGAGGCCGTCGGTCAGTTCACCCCAGCCGTGGTCACCGGGCGCGCCGGCGTCGACGAGGACCGTCTCCTCGCCGGCCAGCAGGTACGCGGCGACGTGCCAGGGGGGCCAGTCCGTCTCGAACTCGATGCGGTGTATCTCGGTCATGGTTCGTGGTGCGGTGGCTATCGCAGGAGGGTCGCGTTGACGAGCAGGAGACAGGCGACGGCGACGGCGGCACAGGCGAGGTAGGTGGTCTCGTAGCCGACGGCGGTGACCGCGGGGAACGCCACGAGCGGTCCGACGGAGAGCCCCACGTCACCGAACACGTTGTAGACCCCGCCGAACTTCCCCTCGGTCCCGGCGGGCGAGCGGTCGCCGAGCGCCGCCAGGAGCACCGGGCCGGCCCCGCCGACGCCAGCGCCGACCAGCAGGACACCGCCGAACATCCCGACGAGGCTGGGGACGGAGGCGAGGGTGGCGAAGCCGGCGCCGAGGACGCCGAACGCGGGGAGCGTGGCGAGTTCGCGCCGGTCCAGTCGGTCGGAGACGCGGCCGGCGACGACGGTCGCCGCCGAGGACGCGAGGACACCGGCACCCATCACGAGGCCGGTGACGCCCGCCGCCCCCAGGGCGTCGAACTCGAGGCCGAGGACGGCCGCGTACTTCACCGCCGTCGTCAGGAGGACGCCCCCGAACAGGAGGCGGATGGCGCCGTTCGCGACGCCGATGGGGAGGACGCCCGGGACGGACCGGACGAGCGCGGGCAGCCGTCGGAGCGGCGTCCGGCCGGTGCCGGAGGGTGTCACGTCGGGGAGGACGAACAGACCGACGACGCCGGCGGACATCGCGAGCGTCCCGGCCGTGAGGAAGGCCGTCTGGATGTCGAAGAGGTCCGCGAGGACCCCACCCATCACGAGTCCCGTCGGGAACCCGAGCGACTGCCCGGCACGCATGTAGCCCGTCCACCGACCCCGGTCCTCGCGCTCCGTGACGTGCGTGATGACGGCGAACGCCCCGACGAAGACGAACGCACTCCCGATACCCCAGAACGCCCGTGCGAGGACGAACACCAGCCCGGGTGCGGAGACGCTCCCGACGACGGGGTAGGCCCCGAGGCCGATGGGGGGCGTCTGGAGCCCGACGACGTACCCGAAGGGGGCGAGTCCCTGCACGAACAGTCCCGCGATCATCGGCTTGCGGGCGCCGACGCTGTCGATGACGCCCCCGGCGGGCGTGTTCATCAGGAGGCGTGCGATGCGGTTCGCGGCGAGGATGACGCCGAGCATCACTGCCGAGATACCGAGCACGCGGTCCAGCAGCGGGAGGGTCGGGAACGCGACACCGGTGGCGACGCCACCGAGGAAGACGCCCGCCGTCACCGCGATGGCGACGGTCCGGACGTCGTAGCCGGCGTCGCCGCTGGCCGTCCCGTCCTCCGTCGTGCCCTCGCCGTGGCCTCCCATCCGTGCCGGAGCGTCGGCGCCTCCCGTTTTTACCGTGTCGGAGCACGGCGAACCTCGCCGCGACCTACCCGTCGAGCCACGGCAGGACGATGCCGTCGCGTCGGCCGTCGAGGACCGCGAACCGTTCGCCGCGCCGGTGTTCGAGCCACCGGAGCAGGCGCTCGGCCCACGCGAGCTTCCGGGCCTTCGCCGGGTCGACGGTCAGGTCGTCGAAGTCCCAGCCGGGGAAGACGAGGCGCTCGGCGCCGAACTGGTCGGCGAGGAACGCACCCCGGTCGCCGTCGGTGAAACCGCCGAAGTTCTCGACCGGACCACGAGGTTCGGCCTGCGTCGTCCCCAACGTGTGTGCGAGGTCGAACGTCGGGACGACCGCCCGAACGGCCTCGCGGTTGTCGCCGTGAGCGTGGGCCGCCACGGGGACCCCCTCGTCGGTGAGTCGGCGGGCAGTCTCGGGGTTCTTGTCGAGGTCGGTCACCATCACGTCCACCGAGAGGCCGGCGTCGAGACAGGCGTCGGCGGCGACGCTGGCGGCCACGACGCTGTCGGCTTCGCGGACGGCGTCGAGTTCGTCGTCGAGCGTCGGCGCCCCGCCGGCGACGGCCACCGTCTCACCGGTGAAGTCGAGCCGCGAGTGGTCGAACGGGCGGACGATGGCCGCGAGTTCGTCGCGGGCCGCCTCGTCGCCGCCGGCGTCGTACCCGAAGTCGTCGAGGATGGCGTCGTAGGCCGGGCGCCAGGTGGAGAAGCGCATCGCTAGAGGGCTTGAAACGGGCCGGAAGGCCACCAAGTACCCCTACCCGGTGTGTCCTTCCGGCTTCCAGCCGACGGTTGTCCCGGATTCGGTATAAGTTTTCCCGTCACGAAGGCCGTAACCGTCCGACGAACGGCAGACGCGGAGGTCACAGCGCCGACCGGACGGCGAGGAGTGCGTCGCGGAGGCTGGCCGAGCCGTGGTCACGGGTCACCTCGTCGGCGGCCGCCTCGAGCGCCGCGGGCGTGCCGTAGAGCAGGCCCCCGCTCCCGTCCGCCGCGGGGGCGAACCCGGCGGCCGGGCCGAGGACCGGGCCGAGCACCTCGTCGTCGCCGGCTTCGAGCCCCGTCAACTCGAACGTACGGACGACGGCCCGGTCGGCGTGGGCGCCGTCGGCACCGAGTCGGTCGAGGTGACGCCCCACCTCGCGCGGCGTCGTCACGTCGAGTTCCTCGACACCGGCCTCGCCGTCCGCGAACCGGCCGGGCGTGAACGCGTCGCCGACGATAGCGGCGTCACGCGTCTCGGCCACGTCGTGGGTCCGGACGACGTGGGCGCCGCGCTCGATGGCCATCGCCGTCGCCGCCAGGGAGACGGGCAGCGCCCCCTCGGTGTCGCGGCCGGCGAGGTCACGGAGGAAGTTCTTGCGGTTGATGGAGACGAGGATGGGCCGACCGTAGCCCCGGAACTCCCGGAGGCGGCGGAACGTCTCGCGGTCGTCCTCCAACGTCTTCGCCTCGGACCAGCCACCGAACGCGGGGTCCACGATGGTCTTGTCCGTGAGACCGTTCAGCGCGAGGGCGTCGTAGATATCGTCGGGCTTCTCGACGGCGCCGGGCCGTTCGAGGTCCGGCGGCGAGGCCATCTTCGCGACCGCCACGTCTCGCTCCTCGCACACCCGCGGCATCTCCGGGTCCGCGAACCCGCAGATGTCGTTGACCATGTCGAAGCCGTTGTCGAGGGCGGCCTCGGCGACCTCGTGGTAGCGGGTCTCGATGGAGAAGACGGCGTCTCCCGAGACGGACTCGATGGTGTCGATGGCTGTCTGGAGGCGGTCGAGCTCTCCCTCGGCCGAGAGCACCTCGAACTTCTTGTTCGCCGACTCCAGCCCCACGTCGACGATGTCGGCCCCCTCGCCGACGAGCCGCTCGTCGACGTACTCGGCGGCCTCGCCGTGGTCGTCGAAGACGCTCGGCTTGTACGGTGACTCCTTCGAGACGTTGAGGACGCCCATGATGCGGGTGGGGTAGTCGTCCCCGATTCCCAGACCGGCGGCGTCGACGTTGCGCATACCTAGAGGACGGCCATGAGCCGGAAGAACGTGCGGGTCCCGGCAGGGGGAACAGGTCGCGCCGGCTCAGTCGGCTCGGCCGTCCGTCCCCGCGGTCCCGGCCGGCGACGGCACCGGCGTGTCGTCGTCGAGACGGAGCCGGTAGGTGCACGGGAGCACGACGACGAGCGGCAGGGCGACGAGCAGGGCCGACTCGAACAGGCCGGTCGACTCGAGGACGGTCGCACCCACGATCGGCCCCACCGTCCCTCCGAGCATCCCGAGCGAGAGCAGGACGCCGGACATCGTCCCCGCGCGGGCCGGACCGATGTCCCGGAGGTGGCCCGGCAGGAGGTAGATCATCGCCAGCATCCCGCCGCCGAAGTAGCCGGCGACGACCATCCCCGCGAGGAAGGTCGGGAGCGACCCGGCCAGTCCGGTGAGGACGATGCCGCTCGCCAGCCCCGTCGCGGAGAGGTAGAACACGCCAGACTGCCCGATCCGGCCGGCGAGCAGGGGGAGCGAGAGCGCGCCGAACGTGGCCACGAACAGCGGCGTCCCGAGGAACACCTCGCTCACGGCGAACGGCTGGGCATCGGCGTACTCGGGCAGCACGCCGAGCGAGCCGAGGATGGCCCAGAACGCGACGGCGGTGAGCGCCACCGCCGGCAGGGTCGAACGGGCACCGAACACCCCCTTCAGCGCGTCGCGGGCCGACTCGCCCTCGTGGAGCAGGGTGGCCATCTCGTCGTGGGCGTACTCGGGCGTCTCGTGGCGCGACGGCGACCGCACGAGCAGGAGCCACGCGACGCCCAGCCCGGCGGTCAGCACGCCGTAGGCGAGGAACACCCGCTCCCACGAGCCGAGCGCGACGAGGAGCGCCCCGGCAGAGAGCGACCCCGCCAGCCCCGACCCGACGGTGTTGCCCGCGATGGTCACGCCCTGCGCGAGGCCGAGCTCCTCGGCGGCGAACCACTCCGTGACGATCTTGACGAGGTTCGGGTTGACCAGCGACATCCCGACCCCCGCGAGGACGCTCGTGGCGAGGAGGCCGACGAGGTCGGGGAAGAGGCCGCGCGCCGCCGTGGCGACGCCCGTCAGGACCGCACCGACCCCGACGACGTAGCGGAGCGCGAAGCGGTCGCCGAGCAGGCCGCCCGGGAGCTGGAACAGCAGGAGCGTGAAGTTGATGGCCGCGAACACGAGGACGACCGTGCTGGCCGTGGTCCCCACGTCGTTGGCTAGGACGGCCTTCAGGGGCGGGATGGCCTGCCAGACGAGGCCGATAGCCGTCCCGTGGACGAGGAACACCATCGCCAGCACCAGCCACCGGTAGCCGTCCGGCGTCGTCCCGCCGGGCCCTGCCGTCCGGGCGGCTGGCTGCGCCATACTGCGTGAGGTTGACACACGGACCTAAGCGTTCTGCCGGGAGCTACCGGGGAACGAGACGGGAGGA includes the following:
- a CDS encoding MBL fold metallo-hydrolase — its product is MTEIHRIEFETDWPPWHVAAYLLAGEETVLVDAGAPGDHGWGELTDGLAEADLAVEDLDHLLVTHPHTDHDGLVERIVETADPTVYTPRSVQERLRMDTARLSERVERNARAAGLSDDDVSKYVEQAVDSVERNRECFPPACVDVALEPGQVFEAGEWEFEVVHTPGHQRDHACFAAEKWLFAGDQVIEPFRAAALNVGLDDGVFDAISEFYEGYRRLRGREFETVYPGHGPVFDDFEGVVAQSVADLDDLVNEVSDTLAELAPATCLDVEETRTEARFDYTLFETVGALGHLTDRGRAVFRVEDGVRYYEPAE
- a CDS encoding MFS transporter, whose protein sequence is MGGHGEGTTEDGTASGDAGYDVRTVAIAVTAGVFLGGVATGVAFPTLPLLDRVLGISAVMLGVILAANRIARLLMNTPAGGVIDSVGARKPMIAGLFVQGLAPFGYVVGLQTPPIGLGAYPVVGSVSAPGLVFVLARAFWGIGSAFVFVGAFAVITHVTEREDRGRWTGYMRAGQSLGFPTGLVMGGVLADLFDIQTAFLTAGTLAMSAGVVGLFVLPDVTPSGTGRTPLRRLPALVRSVPGVLPIGVANGAIRLLFGGVLLTTAVKYAAVLGLEFDALGAAGVTGLVMGAGVLASSAATVVAGRVSDRLDRRELATLPAFGVLGAGFATLASVPSLVGMFGGVLLVGAGVGGAGPVLLAALGDRSPAGTEGKFGGVYNVFGDVGLSVGPLVAFPAVTAVGYETTYLACAAVAVACLLLVNATLLR
- a CDS encoding 6-hydroxymethylpterin diphosphokinase MptE-like protein, whose product is MRFSTWRPAYDAILDDFGYDAGGDEAARDELAAIVRPFDHSRLDFTGETVAVAGGAPTLDDELDAVREADSVVAASVAADACLDAGLSVDVMVTDLDKNPETARRLTDEGVPVAAHAHGDNREAVRAVVPTFDLAHTLGTTQAEPRGPVENFGGFTDGDRGAFLADQFGAERLVFPGWDFDDLTVDPAKARKLAWAERLLRWLEHRRGERFAVLDGRRDGIVLPWLDG
- a CDS encoding quinone oxidoreductase family protein, which produces MKAVRVTEFSDSTDAMEVVDVEKPEPGPGEVRIEVEAAGINFADIMQRRGHYTGGPEPPYVAGLEVAGVVDAVGEGVGRSEGQRVVSMVGIGGYAEYAIGDATTLLDVPEGMSFEEAAGFPVQFLTAHNCLHEWGGLEEGEDVLIHAAAGGVGTAAVQIASEAGARVFGTASSQEKLDKAVELGCDVPINYVEEDFVERVNAETDYGLDLVLDGIGGDTTERSLDALKEFGRMVSFGAAAGRPGRPPTDKLLFGNKSVIGYHLGKAAQRKPMKVMSAAQELSEMLAEGTLEVQVGHTFDLGAAAEAHEFIEDRQSKGKVVLVP
- a CDS encoding MFS transporter, with the protein product MAQPAARTAGPGGTTPDGYRWLVLAMVFLVHGTAIGLVWQAIPPLKAVLANDVGTTASTVVLVFAAINFTLLLFQLPGGLLGDRFALRYVVGVGAVLTGVATAARGLFPDLVGLLATSVLAGVGMSLVNPNLVKIVTEWFAAEELGLAQGVTIAGNTVGSGLAGSLSAGALLVALGSWERVFLAYGVLTAGLGVAWLLLVRSPSRHETPEYAHDEMATLLHEGESARDALKGVFGARSTLPAVALTAVAFWAILGSLGVLPEYADAQPFAVSEVFLGTPLFVATFGALSLPLLAGRIGQSGVFYLSATGLASGIVLTGLAGSLPTFLAGMVVAGYFGGGMLAMIYLLPGHLRDIGPARAGTMSGVLLSLGMLGGTVGPIVGATVLESTGLFESALLVALPLVVVLPCTYRLRLDDDTPVPSPAGTAGTDGRAD
- a CDS encoding plastocyanin/azurin family copper-binding protein — protein: MRGNDSGERFRSPRRDVLRAVGAGGALAAVGGVRLAQEDDETGDGTDEGTETDGTPDPERAGTVHDVLMLVGPSTNEARPADFYYEPTGLQVQPGDVVRLVAATPDHNLTSYHPAFGMQRRMPVGVGPVATPILGWRPDSIAGDAVEPPGGPEGEPTPTATGTSTPDGTATPGADGDGAGGPSEPVPDTYLVEFVEPGVYDFLCSPHETFGMAMRVVVGDVTEAPFETSDPTALPEPRAGPVGLARGVLTDPELEPAAIVAAGRVSFADLAVNSGGDGENGGTEAPSPGAETETETGTESGG
- a CDS encoding DUF7522 family protein: MATTALREEVREELVRTARTVVGDELRSLTHFTEETVDQLYLRSDLDPEADLTGFAETERLGFRSQWDYGASELGDYRFTIRVFDHGYLTRVIVGNHGVFVTTDSLARTRFEELAAAIKGVLREYA
- a CDS encoding dihydropteroate synthase — its product is MRNVDAAGLGIGDDYPTRIMGVLNVSKESPYKPSVFDDHGEAAEYVDERLVGEGADIVDVGLESANKKFEVLSAEGELDRLQTAIDTIESVSGDAVFSIETRYHEVAEAALDNGFDMVNDICGFADPEMPRVCEERDVAVAKMASPPDLERPGAVEKPDDIYDALALNGLTDKTIVDPAFGGWSEAKTLEDDRETFRRLREFRGYGRPILVSINRKNFLRDLAGRDTEGALPVSLAATAMAIERGAHVVRTHDVAETRDAAIVGDAFTPGRFADGEAGVEELDVTTPREVGRHLDRLGADGAHADRAVVRTFELTGLEAGDDEVLGPVLGPAAGFAPAADGSGGLLYGTPAALEAAADEVTRDHGSASLRDALLAVRSAL